The genomic stretch GAGtgttaaattaaaaagagaagCAAAAACTTAAGAAATGAAATGCATTCACAATTTCACAGCTCAATCAGAGGATACAGATAATCTATCCAAAGCATCAAGCACATGCCTCATTGTAGGTCTCTTTTCAGGGCTGCTTTGGACACAAGCCATTGCAATCTTCAACACTGCAATTATCTCCTCTTCCTTATCTGCCTCCTCAGCTAAATATGGGTCCAACACATCTGAGAGTGGCTTCTTCTCCTCAATGCAGAACTGAATCCATTGAACAAGGTCCATTTCCGAGTTACCAACTTGCACAATTGGTAACCTTCCGCTGATAATCTCCAACAAGATCACACCGTATGAATAAACATCCCACTTCTGTGATGGCTTCACCACTTTTAGTGTTTCTGGAGCCTGGTAACCATTCCCCAAGATATTAGGTGTAAGTTCTATGGACAAGCTCCTTTGTCTCTCTTGCGGCTTCTCAGCGGCCACTCGGCTGGATTGCACGGTTGGGGAACCTCCGGCAATATTTGCAAGGCGCCCGAGTCCAAAATCAGATATGTGGGGTTCCATGTTATGTCCAAGAAGGATGTTACTTGGCTTCAGGTCTCCATGAACATACTTTTTGGGGCTAAACTCATGCAGGTAGACCAATCCTTTTGCAGttcctttcatgattttcaatCGATAAGACCAAGATAGCGGTCTGAATGTAACTAGTCCAGGCTTCCCTGAAGTAATCAAATGCAACCAAATAGCCAAATGAACAATGTGTCAAACCATAAGTAATTGCAAATTGGTattgaagaaaataataaaaaggtttGTCCATAATGAAACTTACCATGAATTGCAGCAGCCAGGCTTCCATTTGGTATATAATCATATATGAGAAGCTTCTCATCAACAGACCAGTAATAAGCTCTGAGAGTCACAATGTTTGGATGTCTCAACTTTCCTATTGCCTCTACTTCGGTTTGGAACTCTTTGAACCTTTGAGAACCTCCCTCCCCCAATCTTCTCACCGCCAATGCAAGCCCGTCTTCAAGCACCACTTTGTACATAATTCCAATTCCACTCTTCCCAAGAACAAAAGCTGATGCCTTAAGAAGTTCATCCAAATCAAAGGCCACTTGGCtatctaatggaacaagatcATACTGCTCAACATGATCAGACAAGGCCTCAGATTCGTCCTTTCGGAAGCAGAAACACTCTTTACTACTTCCTTTCCTCCCCTTGCTAACACCAATAACATCCTGATCCTGATCAAAACCACAAACCCTTGAATAGCAATAAGAGAACAGAAGACCTAAAAGGCAAATTCCAATCACATCACCCACAACAATGCCAACCACAGCACCCTTAGTTAACCCTTTGTTTTTCTCACTCTTCCCAGAACCATTACCATTATCCTGAGATGAGTCATTATGAGGCATGAACGGGAATGAGGAAGGTGAACTAGCACCTGGAGTGTCAGGGGCACATGAATTCTTCAAAGGAGGGCCACACAGACCAGGATTACCAATAAAAGCAGTTGGTCCTCTATTCATTAAAGCACCATTTTGTGGTATTGGACCATTCAAATTGTTGTAAGTAAGATCAATGTAAACCTTCTCAGGCAAGTTACCAAGGCTAGCTGGTATTAAACCACTAAAATGATTATGAGACAAATCAACAGTTCCTTCAAGGCTAGTTAGATTACCCATGTCTGCAGGAATTGAACCATTGAATTGATTGAAAGAGAGGTCAAGTTTCTCAAGAGAAGAGAAACTAGTACCAAATCCAGCAGGCAAAATGCCAGTGAAATTGTTTCTACTGAGAACAAGGGTTCTGAGCCTCTTGCATTGGACAATTGTAGCAGGCAATGACCCATTGAAGGAATTTTGTGACAGGTCAAGAGTTTGAAGGTACCTGAGATTCTGAATCTCACTGGGAACAGACCCAGAGAAGGAATTGCCATAAAGCACCAAACTTTGCAGCCCCCGAGCTTGAAAAAGCTGAGGAGGCAAGGTTCCAAAGAGCTTGTTGTTCCTGAAGTTGAGGTGGCGGAGCTGGGAGAGAGATCCCAGAGCTGAAGGGAGAGAACCATAAAGTTTCCTTTTTGGGATGCTAATGGAGACAACAGTTTGGTCCTTGCAGGTAATCCCATTCCATGAACAAGGGTTGTCATGGGAAGAATTCCAAGTGACCATGGAGCCTTGTGGGTCTTGAAGGGACTGCTTAAGCGTCAAGAGCACATAGCCTTCGGCATTGAGGGAATTAACAAGAGGTGCAAGAGAGTTgcagcaaagaagaaagaaaagcagAAGGAAAGGGGACATGTCCTCCAACTTAGTGACCGTTGGAGCAAATCCAAGAACTTACACAAGAAAAagcaaggaagaagaagaagaagcagcagcagcagctgGTTGAGGGGGGTTGATTCTGTGTTGTGTGTTTGTtacagagaaaagaaaaaggcaGGAGGAAGACGACAACGGAGGAGAGAGAATAAAGAAGCAGTGTGTTGTGTTGAAGAGTGGGAAAGCAATGGAAAAAAAGAAGACTTTTTTGGGGTTGGGGAGTGCAGAGAGAGAGAGCTGCTAAGTTTGGTGACTACTCACTAGAGTGCCAGCACGGACAACTCACGCGATACCTTTCTATCTTTATAGTTTTGTATTCAATTGGATTCTTACTCCATATATCTATCAAATTTGTATGAAAATTGCTTCACGTTTTGAGCTTTTACATGTCTGTGGTCTTCTGGTTAGGGGACTTGGCACTTGTTACAATGCATGGAATGGAGACCACATCACACACACATACGTTATTATTCCTATTTATTTCCCTACATCGTATCAGAACCGTTACTTACTAAATAACtgctttttactttttacacaTTTATTACACAATTAtatatttagaaaaaatatattttttaatattgtcTCACTGTATTTTTCCTTCTATATTACAGATTGATAGAATAGAAGTAACGGGAATGGGAATGGGAGCGTGAGCCCGCCACTATGGTCAATCATAACAAGCGTCTCATTGCCCTTTACAGCCCAAGGTCATTATAACAAGAAGAATAAACAAATATTATTGCCTGCGTTCTACACTAAAATCGCTTAAATACACAGAATTAGAGATCCATCAAAATCTATATGGTGGAACGATGCGATAGAGGGGCCAAATTTAAAAACTTTAGGGGaccaaactaaaaattatgtataatttacatgtaaaaTCTGAAGATGGCCCCCCTTTAGACGAACAAGGCTCTACCACCATTGTTATAGCTTATACttatttaaaattatcaaatataGTTGTTAACACTTGACACATTTAACAAGATAATGCTTTGTGTTCTTTTTAACAAGATAATGTTTTTTCAAACACAAGTGCCTACCCCCTACTCCTGTGGGCTTGGCCCTTTTCTGTTTGTCGTAAACTGTCATCTATCCATATcccaaaacaacaaaaaactaGTGCCTTAACACCACACACTACACTCCAAAAGTCCAAATAAAAAAGTGGGGaaacaaaaacgaaaaagctgtttttaccaaaaaaaaaacgaaaaagctaAAAAGTACACTTATATATACCACCATGTTAAACCAAGTTTGGTTGGTCTAATAGTTAGCTCACtagtccgcttaagcaagtgtcgggTTCGAATCCCGCCTTGTGTATGCAGTAACTCATTGGCCAACaacaaacccttaaatggagctcagtacCGCGGCAGATTAGTCCTTGATCTGCCGAGTTGGGGAATACCgtggaaacaaaaaaaaaaaatataccacCATGTTACATATATACTAAAAgtctaaaattaattattaatataaaatatatattaaaaataaattaaataatatatatttatatataaatatataatagataattttagtatataaataatatttttgaacaTGTGGAAAAGAtagttgaatcgcgtctcaagtggtttggacatgtgggaagaagaccgatagaacatccagtcaggagggtggatgagatggaagatggacaaagagcgaaaagcagaggaagacctaagaagaccatccgtgaggtggtcaaacgagatctacatgtaaacggtctctctgtagacatgatacatgacagagcacaatggcgtcgtttgattcatgtagccgaccccacttagtgggacaagactttgttgttgttgtatatatatatatataatataagtaTCAAAGACTAAATTAAGTGAAGGGTCAAACTATTTAGTCACTTAACTTTTACCTAATAAACTAATTCTAATACCTTATTAGTTTAAGAATAAtactatatatttaaattttttataaattaaatttaattaaattagtctaatataataataattaattataattaatattattttaaattttattatttagattaattaaaattaatttataacaaaatttaGATATATAATATTACTCTTAATATAAAATACTATATGTGATAAATCAGTTACATATTAATACTCATAACACttttgactatttttttataaaaatttagatataattaactttacataaaattaatagttaaaattaattaaataattttattaatttaactatatttgaattttattttatagaaaaattTAGGAAGTTAGCACTTTTTTAACGGCCAGTATTTAGccatcaaaacaaaaaaagtaaTCTTCtatcattaaatattaatttcacattattaaaaatattattacaaaacACAAAACTTGCTAATTCCTAAcactctttttattttattttattttatttggccATATCTTAATTTTGAGTATGGCCTTAAATTTGGAAGGGTCAAGTCAACATGGAATTAACTGGATAGGTTTCCCGACGAGAGAGTCAACCTCTCAACATAGCAAACGGAGGACGTCGTCGTTTTGAGAATAAAATGACAAAAACGACAGATGATAGTTTAGTTGCGACGAATTGAAGGTCGATGGCGCTGGAGAAAATGACGGAAGTTTGCGTGCGAGTGCGAGGTGCAGTTGAAGCCATTCATTCTTGTCCATACCAAACCGTCCTTTACCTCGCTGGTGGAGCTTCTCAGCTTCTCGCCTGGCTGCTATCAGTTCCAGGTGCTTCAAATACCGTCCTTGAAGCTCTGGTTCCTTATTCCAGGATCTCCATGATTCAGTTACTTGCGAAGGTCCCTTCTTTCATTTCATccctattcttcttcttctctcgcTAACCTACTTTTCTATTTCACTTTTCTTAtctaatttgttattttttttttgtgtagaTTCCATCCCAGTTTTGCAGTCAACAGACTGCTGAAGATATGGCTTTGTTGGCTTACAATCGTGCTCTTAAGCTCTCCAAGCcaggtttttttttaaatcactTATCTGATAATTATAGTGTTTGTGGCAGAATTCGATGAAATGTTTCTTACAGTTATGAACTAATGTATTATGCATTTACTTGTTGGTGATTAGGATCCCCTGTTGTTGGTGTGGGATTCACTGGTTCTTTGGCTACCACTCGTTCTAAACTTGGAGAACACAGGTATTATCTACTTTTATATACCATCTACAAAAGTGATTGATCAACATCACTATATCTTTATGCACCTCCTGAATGGTTCTTTTATCTTGTTTATGCCAATAAACTGAATTATGCAACACACAACCTACTGTAATAGTGTAATGAAACTAACCCAGAAGACAAGCTGCTGGAACCTTTTGGAAGCAATTAAATATTGAAGTTTAGTTCTCACTTTTCAAGCCAGTAGTAGACTGCACAAG from Arachis stenosperma cultivar V10309 chromosome 9, arast.V10309.gnm1.PFL2, whole genome shotgun sequence encodes the following:
- the LOC130947833 gene encoding receptor protein kinase-like protein ZAR1, translated to MSPFLLLFFLLCCNSLAPLVNSLNAEGYVLLTLKQSLQDPQGSMVTWNSSHDNPCSWNGITCKDQTVVSISIPKRKLYGSLPSALGSLSQLRHLNFRNNKLFGTLPPQLFQARGLQSLVLYGNSFSGSVPSEIQNLRYLQTLDLSQNSFNGSLPATIVQCKRLRTLVLSRNNFTGILPAGFGTSFSSLEKLDLSFNQFNGSIPADMGNLTSLEGTVDLSHNHFSGLIPASLGNLPEKVYIDLTYNNLNGPIPQNGALMNRGPTAFIGNPGLCGPPLKNSCAPDTPGASSPSSFPFMPHNDSSQDNGNGSGKSEKNKGLTKGAVVGIVVGDVIGICLLGLLFSYCYSRVCGFDQDQDVIGVSKGRKGSSKECFCFRKDESEALSDHVEQYDLVPLDSQVAFDLDELLKASAFVLGKSGIGIMYKVVLEDGLALAVRRLGEGGSQRFKEFQTEVEAIGKLRHPNIVTLRAYYWSVDEKLLIYDYIPNGSLAAAIHGKPGLVTFRPLSWSYRLKIMKGTAKGLVYLHEFSPKKYVHGDLKPSNILLGHNMEPHISDFGLGRLANIAGGSPTVQSSRVAAEKPQERQRSLSIELTPNILGNGYQAPETLKVVKPSQKWDVYSYGVILLEIISGRLPIVQVGNSEMDLVQWIQFCIEEKKPLSDVLDPYLAEEADKEEEIIAVLKIAMACVQSSPEKRPTMRHVLDALDRLSVSSD